Proteins from a single region of Pseudodesulfovibrio portus:
- a CDS encoding glycosyltransferase family 2 protein encodes MRDDYSFGTLGHNHLLSTAQKAFARAETSGAEAMAEIETGIRLLCMAFVEFPLNSPLAGQLLALKAKSPLVGRLLTEAGLRLAAAVAPVGTANDMVAEQLFADRRFDEMEARFDTLAARPGALPVARQALMRQTMLSRWQWAESFVRESLSRSAPDLAAALLPDILLAGQQYEQAVPACEKLVSLFGLPLGGFRLALARAGAGDVEGAKSILSRILKVFPDHVSALLALDRIVFPPAYDARLEGRCAVSIYSYNKADELRRTLESVLASDLASGADAVSVRVLINGSEDDSLAVAEAAREGFGGVMEVVALPVNVGAPAARNWLLDAARRDGAEWIAFLDDDVLVPGDWLCGLAAGTRDFPDAGVWGCRVADAVSPSLTQHADGFLLDRGETMNQDHEVAIHEPGIECLVPDFLAYRRYCASVTGCCHLFRVETLAGNRGFDLGFSPSQFDDLDSDLRLLAGGKPAAYLGDVAVTHLRPANPFMTQSQSSQVLGESHRSLLDGRHATHLDQLVGVQEGIVADDLAARRNRLTEIGLLGKER; translated from the coding sequence TTGCGAGACGATTATTCTTTCGGAACACTGGGCCACAACCACCTGCTTTCAACGGCGCAAAAGGCCTTTGCCAGGGCGGAAACCTCCGGGGCCGAAGCCATGGCCGAGATCGAGACCGGCATCCGGTTGTTGTGCATGGCCTTTGTCGAGTTCCCCCTCAATAGCCCTCTGGCGGGGCAATTGCTGGCGCTCAAGGCCAAATCGCCCCTGGTCGGGCGGCTGTTGACCGAAGCCGGGCTTCGTCTGGCCGCTGCCGTTGCCCCTGTCGGCACGGCCAACGACATGGTCGCCGAGCAGTTGTTTGCGGATAGGCGTTTTGATGAAATGGAGGCCCGGTTTGATACGTTGGCCGCCCGGCCTGGGGCGCTGCCCGTGGCCCGGCAGGCGTTGATGCGCCAGACCATGCTGTCGCGCTGGCAGTGGGCCGAGTCGTTCGTCCGGGAATCGCTTTCCCGGTCCGCGCCGGACCTGGCCGCTGCGCTGTTGCCCGATATCCTTTTGGCCGGGCAGCAATACGAACAGGCTGTCCCGGCCTGTGAAAAACTCGTCTCCCTGTTCGGACTGCCTCTGGGCGGCTTCCGGTTGGCCCTTGCCCGGGCCGGGGCAGGGGATGTCGAGGGGGCGAAGTCCATCCTTTCCCGCATCTTGAAAGTGTTCCCCGATCATGTCTCCGCCTTGCTCGCCCTGGACCGCATCGTTTTTCCGCCAGCGTATGACGCCAGGCTGGAGGGGCGGTGTGCGGTTTCCATCTATTCCTACAACAAGGCCGATGAATTGCGCCGCACCCTGGAGAGCGTGCTCGCCTCCGACCTTGCTTCCGGGGCGGACGCCGTTTCCGTCAGGGTTCTCATCAACGGCAGCGAGGACGACAGCCTGGCCGTGGCCGAGGCCGCCCGCGAGGGGTTCGGCGGCGTTATGGAGGTGGTCGCGCTGCCGGTCAACGTGGGCGCGCCTGCTGCCCGCAACTGGCTGCTGGACGCGGCCCGCAGGGACGGCGCCGAGTGGATCGCCTTTCTCGACGATGACGTGCTGGTGCCCGGAGATTGGCTGTGCGGCTTGGCTGCGGGAACCAGGGATTTCCCGGACGCCGGCGTCTGGGGCTGCAGGGTTGCGGACGCCGTTTCGCCGAGTCTGACCCAGCATGCGGACGGCTTTCTTCTCGATCGGGGGGAAACCATGAACCAGGACCACGAGGTGGCCATCCATGAACCCGGCATAGAGTGTTTGGTCCCGGACTTCCTGGCGTACCGCCGCTACTGCGCTTCGGTGACCGGCTGCTGCCATCTTTTCCGCGTCGAGACCCTGGCCGGGAATCGGGGGTTCGACCTCGGCTTTTCGCCCAGCCAGTTCGACGACCTCGACTCCGACCTGCGGTTGCTGGCGGGCGGCAAACCCGCCGCCTATCTCGGCGACGTGGCGGTCACCCACCTGCGTCCTGCCAATCCTTTCATGACCCAGTCCCAATCCTCGCAGGTTCTCGGTGAAAGCCATCGTTCCCTGCTGGACGGACGCCACGCCACCCATCTCGACCAACTGGTCGGTGTTCAGGAGGGGATTGTTGCAGATGATCTGGCAGCCAGACGCAATCGTCTCACTGAAATTGGCCTGCTGGGCAAGGAGCGGTGA
- a CDS encoding iron-containing alcohol dehydrogenase — MLSTKFAIPDVIFGRGAITHLAQCAKRVGAKRVFFVSDQGVEDAGWVGLVKGILRANGLGCVYFNEVNSNPRDKQVQKGVEIYREERCDVVVAIGGGSPMDAAKGIATIVGNGGEIRDYEGANRIMHPLPPMIFIPSTAGSSSDISQFCIITDMERKVKMSIISRSLVPNISIIDPQLLVTQDRSLILASGIDAMAHAIESYVSKLASPFTELHALNALKLIIANLRPAAEEKDIEALEQLSIASTSAGMSFSNAGLGDLHALAHALGGQCDVLHGWVHPTLLTSVMRYNLPSRMAKMGEIGRLISGSDIRSDQDAALLGIDTLEKLFAELDLNTSLRELVPDKSDLKHICTTATFDACHLTNPRPASPEDLMSICEEAW; from the coding sequence ATGCTCAGTACGAAATTTGCTATTCCTGACGTGATTTTCGGTAGGGGAGCGATTACACATCTGGCGCAGTGCGCCAAGCGTGTCGGAGCCAAGCGCGTATTCTTCGTCAGCGACCAGGGCGTGGAAGATGCCGGTTGGGTCGGCCTGGTAAAGGGAATTCTCCGGGCCAACGGTCTGGGGTGCGTGTACTTCAACGAGGTCAACTCCAACCCCCGGGACAAGCAGGTCCAGAAGGGAGTGGAAATCTACCGGGAAGAGCGGTGCGACGTGGTTGTCGCCATCGGCGGCGGCAGCCCCATGGACGCTGCCAAGGGAATCGCCACCATCGTGGGCAACGGCGGGGAAATCCGCGACTATGAGGGCGCGAACCGGATCATGCATCCGCTGCCGCCCATGATCTTCATCCCCAGCACCGCAGGCAGCAGCTCGGACATCTCCCAGTTCTGCATCATCACCGACATGGAACGGAAGGTGAAGATGTCGATCATCAGCCGGTCCCTGGTGCCGAATATTTCCATCATCGATCCCCAGCTTCTGGTCACCCAGGACCGCAGCCTGATCCTGGCGTCCGGCATCGACGCAATGGCCCACGCCATCGAGTCCTACGTATCAAAGCTCGCCTCGCCGTTCACCGAACTGCATGCCCTGAACGCCCTCAAGCTGATCATCGCCAACCTCAGGCCCGCAGCCGAGGAAAAGGACATCGAGGCCCTGGAGCAGCTGTCCATAGCCAGCACTTCGGCGGGCATGTCCTTCAGCAATGCCGGGCTGGGCGACCTGCACGCCCTGGCCCATGCCCTCGGCGGCCAATGCGACGTTCTTCACGGCTGGGTCCACCCCACGCTCCTGACGTCGGTCATGCGTTACAACCTTCCGTCGCGCATGGCCAAGATGGGGGAGATCGGCCGTCTGATCTCCGGGTCGGATATCCGTTCCGACCAGGACGCCGCCCTGTTGGGCATAGACACGCTGGAGAAGCTCTTCGCGGAGCTGGATTTGAACACCTCCCTGCGGGAACTGGTGCCCGACAAGTCCGACCTGAAACACATCTGCACCACCGCCACCTTTGACGCCTGCCATCTGACCAACCCGAGGCCGGCCTCCCCCGAAGACCTCATGTCCATTTGTGAGGAGGCCTGGTAA
- a CDS encoding two-component system sensor histidine kinase NtrB, producing MTSGTTLSDLIGIEHSKLGFFQELQQTINELQESNHELEDQRREIAAIIDGITDVMMVLSEDLQILSVNNEFHKLFPEGNPIGRHCYELFRHSGGACPECPAFRSLSTNTVCKETAIFKIDGCNRQFEMLASPLKSPTGAGNRVLIFKRDVTTEKEFQAKYYQAEKMVTVGTLATGVAHEVNNPLMAISGYAEGIQRRLKKHGDSMSEDVLREFEDYTKTILQECSRCQNIVSSLLNFGHPETSVFGFVNLNGIIEETLNILGFHLKKSQKLTLDKALCDDLPLIYADEPRLKQVILNLLTNAMDALEELEGTIMVRTMKEGGDSVALEVEDTGTGIPQDIKDRLFDPFFTTKSMGKGIGIGLSTCYGIVKDHNGEITVHSVEGEGSCFRVVLPVQLDK from the coding sequence ATGACGTCCGGCACCACCCTGAGCGACCTGATCGGCATCGAGCATTCGAAGCTCGGCTTTTTTCAGGAGCTCCAACAAACGATCAACGAACTGCAGGAGTCCAACCACGAGTTGGAGGACCAGCGGCGTGAGATCGCGGCCATCATCGACGGCATCACCGACGTCATGATGGTCCTGTCCGAGGATCTGCAGATCCTGTCGGTGAACAACGAGTTCCACAAGCTTTTCCCTGAAGGCAACCCCATAGGCCGGCATTGCTATGAGCTGTTCCGCCACTCGGGGGGCGCCTGCCCGGAATGCCCGGCCTTCCGGTCCCTGTCCACCAACACGGTGTGCAAGGAGACCGCTATTTTCAAGATCGACGGCTGCAACCGCCAGTTCGAGATGCTGGCCTCACCCTTGAAAAGCCCGACCGGGGCGGGCAATCGGGTACTCATTTTCAAGCGTGACGTGACCACCGAGAAGGAGTTCCAGGCCAAGTACTACCAGGCCGAGAAGATGGTTACGGTCGGCACCCTGGCCACGGGCGTGGCCCACGAGGTCAACAATCCCCTGATGGCCATTTCCGGGTATGCCGAGGGCATCCAGCGTCGGCTCAAGAAGCATGGGGACAGCATGTCCGAAGACGTGCTCCGGGAGTTCGAGGACTACACCAAGACCATTCTCCAGGAGTGTTCGCGCTGCCAGAATATCGTGAGCAGCCTGCTCAACTTCGGCCATCCCGAGACCTCCGTGTTCGGATTCGTCAATCTGAACGGGATCATCGAGGAAACCCTGAACATCCTCGGCTTCCATTTGAAGAAGTCGCAAAAGCTGACTCTGGACAAGGCCCTGTGCGACGACCTGCCGCTCATCTATGCCGACGAACCCCGCCTCAAGCAGGTCATCCTCAACCTCCTGACCAACGCCATGGACGCCCTGGAAGAGTTGGAGGGCACCATCATGGTGCGGACGATGAAGGAGGGGGGCGATTCCGTTGCCCTGGAAGTGGAGGATACCGGCACCGGCATTCCCCAGGACATCAAGGACAGGCTGTTCGACCCGTTTTTCACCACCAAGTCCATGGGCAAGGGCATCGGGATCGGTCTCTCCACCTGTTATGGAATCGTCAAGGATCACAACGGGGAAATAACCGTTCACAGCGTGGAGGGAGAAGGGTCCTGTTTCAGGGTCGTACTCCCCGTTCAACTGGATAAATAG
- a CDS encoding sigma-54-dependent transcriptional regulator, translating to MQSSYNVLVVDDEESIRKLLKNELDSDDRVIHTAENAHRARQLLKKQQFDVIILDIRLPDADGLDLFAEFKVANQDVEIILITGHGDIDNAVEAMRMGVFDYITKPFKLDRLEVVIERAYQRVCLQRENKGLRHTQEAKTDWYNLIGRSAPIREIKFLIDKLTTSEVPVLITGESGAGKDVVARAIHHRGGRSCQPLIVKNCAMLHKEMVRSELFGHKKGAFTGATEEHEGLVSVAHKGTLFLDEIGDLPEDVQASLLRLLETKEYRRMGENKERRADVRFLFATNRDLAKAVEAGTFNEALFHRINVFNIHIPRLRERKEDLPLLVEHFLSLLANGRPAAAMPEKTMKRLLSYGWPGNVRELRNVLERALILSEGGAITENCLPKELLDSNTCKSDAPPMSLENMEREHIAYVLSIYAGNKQKAAQVLGIGRKTLYRKIQKYGLE from the coding sequence ATGCAATCTTCATATAATGTGTTGGTCGTCGATGACGAGGAGAGCATCCGCAAGCTCCTCAAGAACGAGCTGGATTCCGATGATCGCGTCATCCACACGGCCGAAAATGCGCACCGCGCCCGCCAGTTGCTCAAGAAGCAGCAATTCGACGTCATCATCCTCGACATCAGGCTGCCGGATGCGGACGGGCTTGATCTGTTCGCCGAGTTCAAGGTGGCCAACCAGGACGTGGAGATCATTCTCATCACCGGGCACGGCGACATCGACAACGCGGTGGAAGCCATGCGCATGGGGGTTTTCGACTACATCACAAAGCCCTTCAAGCTGGATCGTCTAGAAGTGGTCATCGAGCGCGCCTACCAGCGCGTCTGCCTGCAGCGGGAAAACAAGGGGCTCAGGCATACCCAGGAAGCGAAAACCGATTGGTACAATCTTATCGGCCGGTCCGCTCCCATCCGGGAGATCAAGTTTCTCATAGACAAGCTCACCACTTCGGAGGTGCCGGTGTTGATCACCGGTGAAAGCGGGGCGGGCAAGGACGTGGTCGCCCGGGCCATACACCACCGCGGCGGTCGCTCCTGTCAACCGCTTATCGTCAAGAATTGCGCTATGCTGCACAAGGAGATGGTTCGCTCCGAGCTGTTCGGCCACAAGAAGGGGGCCTTCACCGGGGCCACCGAAGAGCATGAAGGGCTGGTGTCGGTGGCTCACAAGGGGACGTTGTTCCTGGATGAAATCGGCGATCTGCCCGAGGATGTCCAGGCCTCGCTGCTGCGCTTGCTCGAAACCAAGGAGTACCGCCGGATGGGGGAAAACAAGGAGCGCAGGGCCGACGTGCGTTTCCTGTTCGCCACCAACCGCGACCTGGCAAAGGCCGTGGAGGCGGGCACATTCAACGAGGCCTTGTTTCACCGCATCAACGTCTTCAACATCCACATCCCCAGGCTCAGGGAGCGCAAGGAGGACCTGCCCCTGCTGGTCGAGCACTTCCTTTCGCTCCTGGCCAACGGCAGACCGGCCGCAGCCATGCCGGAAAAAACCATGAAGCGGCTGCTCAGCTACGGCTGGCCCGGCAACGTTCGCGAGCTGCGCAACGTGCTTGAGCGCGCCCTGATCCTGTCCGAGGGCGGAGCCATAACGGAAAACTGCCTGCCCAAGGAACTGTTGGACAGCAACACATGCAAGTCCGATGCTCCGCCCATGTCCCTTGAGAACATGGAACGCGAGCACATCGCCTACGTCCTGTCCATTTACGCCGGCAACAAGCAGAAGGCCGCCCAGGTTCTCGGCATCGGGCGCAAGACCCTGTACCGCAAGATTCAGAAGTACGGGCTCGAATAA